AGGTTTTAGCCTTTTTTCTCTTTTACTGAAGGTTTGCCCTATGATATTTTTGGCGTTCTTGCAAAGGGTTATTTCAGGACGAGAACCTTGTGCGTGATGCTCTGGTTGCCAAGTTGAATTCGGACGAAATAGGCGCCGGGTGTCGCGGTTGTGGTGTGCCAGAGATTTTCTTCAGGGCTGGCAATAACCCTACCCGAGGCATCAAGAATCACAATTTTTGTTCCTGGGGGCAGACCGCTCAATCTGACCACTGCACCTTTCGCAACAAACAAAGGATAAATGCTGACCCTTTGTAACTCCGCCGGCTGGCGTTCGGAAACGCCGAGCGAAACATACTCACGGATGATTGTCCATTGGGTTGAATCTTGATGCCGGTATATGAGTTCTGCTTTTCCGTCGGTGTTGATGTCATACAGGGTCATTTCTCCCCAATACCGATAGCCAATTCCTTCGGTTTGCCAGAACTGCTCATACCGGTCTTTGTCGGTGCAGCGGAATAACCGCACACCGTAACCATCTGTAACCGCAAACTCAGGTATGGAGTCGCCATCAACATCGCCAACCCCGATCGAGTTGCCATAAAACGGGTGTGCCGGGTAAAAGGAGGTGACCCATACGAGTTCAAAGGAGTCGTTGCATGGGGATTCAACGACCCCGAGGATGCCGTTGTCATCCCAATCTATCCCGAACACGATTGCCTCGTTTTTGCCATCTCTGTCCATATCCGGCGCTGCACCAACAGCATAGTGGAACGAGTAAGTCCTACTGGGGAGAGAAAAACTGTCTTTCACAACCATTGAGTCGTCAGCCACCGCCTCATAAATGTATACAGAGACGCCATCTGCAACC
The nucleotide sequence above comes from candidate division WOR-3 bacterium. Encoded proteins:
- a CDS encoding T9SS type A sorting domain-containing protein — encoded protein: MPLLFLLSLLATTPDSFEFREIARVRGFARDRYVCGDADHDGRQEIYMMLFKEGEWTNYILEYTGGSQFDTFPLGYIQATVWDIGDADQDGKTDLLAETEISLFSVLESADSMSLPSVIVWRVSAGVGPDPARITDLDVDGAREVTFYTESITTREIKVYECTGPDTYNLVCRKSHWLFKNFIQTPDLDRDGIPELLVADGVSVYIYEAVADDSMVVKDSFSLPSRTYSFHYAVGAAPDMDRDGKNEAIVFGIDWDDNGILGVVESPCNDSFELVWVTSFYPAHPFYGNSIGVGDVDGDSIPEFAVTDGYGVRLFRCTDKDRYEQFWQTEGIGYRYWGEMTLYDINTDGKAELIYRHQDSTQWTIIREYVSLGVSERQPAELQRVSIYPLFVAKGAVVRLSGLPPGTKIVILDASGRVIASPEENLWHTTTATPGAYFVRIQLGNQSITHKVLVLK